The following are from one region of the Longimicrobiaceae bacterium genome:
- the trxB gene encoding thioredoxin-disulfide reductase, translated as MPDSKPETLVIIGSGPAAWTAALYAARANLDPVVYAGEPSRDMIPGGQLMFTTDIENFPGFPESVSGQDLMERMKEQAVRFGTRTVMENIAEVDFGTYPFRLKPSWSDEITARAVIVATGARANWIGLENEMRLAQSGGGVSACAVCDGALPAFRDQVLAVVGGGDSAMEEATYLTKFAREVVIVHRRDSFRASPIMAQRVLENPKIRVLWNTQVTDVLGDDFVTALRTRNTVTGEEADLPVGGLFVAIGHTPNTAFLNGQVEVSEHGYIKVPHAWRTATSVPGVFAAGDVMDDYYRQAITSAGVGCMAALEAERWMAHHGVAAAEPPVLETAESSVGVSDEVTA; from the coding sequence ATGCCCGACAGCAAGCCCGAGACGCTCGTGATCATCGGCTCCGGCCCGGCGGCCTGGACGGCCGCCTTATACGCAGCACGCGCCAACCTGGACCCGGTGGTCTACGCGGGCGAGCCCTCGCGCGACATGATTCCCGGCGGGCAGCTGATGTTCACCACCGACATCGAGAACTTCCCCGGTTTCCCGGAGAGCGTGAGCGGGCAGGACCTGATGGAGCGGATGAAGGAGCAGGCCGTCCGCTTCGGCACCCGCACGGTGATGGAGAACATCGCCGAGGTGGACTTCGGCACGTACCCGTTCCGCCTGAAGCCCAGCTGGTCCGACGAGATCACCGCCCGCGCCGTGATCGTGGCGACGGGCGCCCGCGCCAACTGGATCGGGCTGGAGAACGAGATGCGCCTGGCGCAGAGCGGCGGCGGCGTGTCGGCCTGCGCGGTGTGCGACGGCGCGCTGCCGGCCTTCCGCGACCAGGTGCTGGCGGTGGTGGGCGGCGGCGACTCGGCGATGGAGGAGGCCACGTACCTCACCAAGTTCGCCCGCGAGGTGGTGATCGTGCACCGGCGCGACTCGTTCCGCGCCTCGCCCATCATGGCGCAGCGGGTGCTGGAGAACCCCAAGATCCGCGTCCTCTGGAACACGCAGGTCACCGACGTGCTGGGCGACGACTTCGTGACCGCGCTCCGCACCCGCAACACGGTGACGGGCGAGGAGGCGGACCTGCCGGTGGGCGGCCTGTTCGTGGCGATCGGCCACACGCCCAACACGGCGTTCCTGAACGGCCAGGTGGAGGTGAGCGAGCACGGCTACATCAAGGTGCCGCACGCCTGGCGCACGGCCACCAGCGTGCCCGGCGTGTTCGCCGCAGGCGACGTGATGGACGACTACTACCGCCAGGCCATCACCAGCGCCGGCGTGGGCTGCATGGCCGCGCTGGAGGCGGAGCGGTGGATGGCCCACCACGGCGTCGCCGC